One region of Enterobacter ludwigii genomic DNA includes:
- a CDS encoding MFS transporter, which produces MNKWARLCFLVLGGGTIFKLSSMKDVFYVPMQSDWGLTNTQIGLSFTVYTIVQTTGLFLSLYIADRYSKKILLPFGLIGVGLCGLYLSTLPSFTGYLICFAAMAFFADVVYWPVLLKAVRLLGTQEEQGRLFGLLEAGRGVVDVIVASGALFVFVHFGEGKAGMQAGLLYYTFITLMAGVITYFIVDDDHVKNAKGSSANIETLKGIKHVLTCPNVWLASFGIFFVYAAYCGLTYFIPFLKDIYMLPVALVGAYGIINQYALKMVGGPVGGFLADKVAKSPTVYLKWTFLISAVAMMLFMQLPHQSMNVYIGMVATLGFGAIIFSQRAIFFAPMDEIGTPRQYAGSAMAFGCIIGYMPAMFAYTLYGWILDNFKGITGYNYVFSVMIAFSLSGFICSTLLVKRIKKQKVMSVSEAA; this is translated from the coding sequence ATGAATAAATGGGCTCGTCTGTGCTTTTTGGTATTAGGTGGTGGGACGATATTTAAGCTTTCCAGCATGAAGGATGTCTTTTATGTCCCAATGCAAAGTGACTGGGGGCTGACAAATACACAAATAGGGCTCAGTTTTACGGTATATACGATTGTGCAAACCACGGGGCTTTTCCTCTCTTTATATATTGCCGACCGCTATTCTAAGAAGATCCTTCTGCCCTTCGGGTTAATTGGTGTGGGGCTGTGCGGTCTCTATTTATCCACGCTGCCGTCTTTCACTGGCTATCTCATTTGCTTTGCGGCGATGGCCTTCTTTGCTGATGTCGTTTACTGGCCGGTGTTATTAAAAGCTGTACGCCTGTTAGGGACACAAGAAGAACAGGGGCGGTTGTTCGGGCTTCTGGAGGCAGGGCGTGGTGTGGTGGACGTTATTGTGGCTTCTGGCGCGCTGTTCGTCTTTGTGCACTTTGGGGAAGGGAAAGCGGGGATGCAGGCTGGTTTGCTCTACTACACGTTCATCACCCTGATGGCCGGTGTTATCACCTACTTCATCGTTGATGATGACCATGTCAAAAACGCTAAAGGAAGCAGCGCAAACATTGAAACCCTGAAAGGTATTAAGCATGTTCTGACCTGCCCGAACGTCTGGTTAGCATCATTTGGTATCTTCTTTGTGTATGCGGCTTACTGCGGTTTAACCTATTTCATCCCGTTCCTGAAAGACATCTACATGCTTCCGGTTGCGCTGGTAGGGGCGTACGGGATCATTAACCAGTATGCCCTTAAAATGGTGGGTGGGCCGGTGGGTGGTTTCCTGGCAGATAAAGTCGCTAAGTCCCCCACGGTCTACCTGAAATGGACGTTCTTGATTTCTGCCGTTGCGATGATGTTGTTTATGCAACTCCCTCATCAGTCGATGAACGTTTACATCGGGATGGTTGCAACGTTAGGGTTTGGCGCCATCATCTTCTCGCAGCGTGCCATCTTCTTTGCCCCGATGGATGAAATTGGAACCCCACGGCAATATGCCGGTTCGGCAATGGCATTTGGTTGTATTATCGGCTATATGCCCGCGATGTTTGCGTACACACTCTACGGCTGGATTCTGGATAACTTTAAAGGGATCACCGGATACAACTATGTGTTCAGCGTGATGATTGCCTTTAGTCTTTCAGGATTTATTTGCTCGACATTGCTGGTGAAACGCATCAAAAAACAGAAAGTTATGTCAGTCAGTGAGGCAGCATAA
- the cpxA gene encoding envelope stress sensor histidine kinase CpxA encodes MIGSLTARIFAIFWLTLALVLMLVLMLPKLDSRQMTELLDSEQRQGVMIEQHVEAELANDPPNDLMWWRRLFRAIDKWAPPGQRLLLVTSEGRVIGADRNEMQIIRNFIGQADNADHPQKKKYGRVEMVGPFSVRDGEDNYQLYLIRPASSSQSDFINLLFDRPLLLLIVTMLVSSPLLLWLAWSLAKPARKLKNAADEVAQGNLRQHPELESGPQEFLAAGASFNQMVSALERMMTAQQRLLSDISHELRTPLTRLQLGTALLRRRSGESKELERIETEAHRLDSMINDLLVMSRNQQKNALVSETVKANHLWHEVLDNAAFEAEQMGKSFTVNFPPGPWPLYGNPNTLESALENIVRNALRYSHTKIEVAFSVDKDGITVIVDDDGPGVSPEDREQIFRPFYRTDEARDRESGGTGLGLAIVETAMQQHRGWVKADDSPLGGLRLTLWLPLYKRS; translated from the coding sequence ATGATAGGAAGCTTAACCGCCCGCATCTTCGCCATTTTCTGGCTGACGCTGGCACTGGTTTTAATGCTCGTACTGATGTTGCCAAAACTCGACTCACGCCAGATGACGGAGCTTCTCGACAGCGAGCAACGTCAGGGCGTGATGATCGAGCAGCACGTCGAAGCCGAGCTGGCAAATGACCCGCCAAACGATTTGATGTGGTGGCGCAGGCTGTTTCGCGCTATCGACAAGTGGGCACCACCCGGGCAGCGCCTGCTGCTGGTCACCAGTGAAGGACGTGTGATTGGTGCCGATCGCAATGAAATGCAGATTATCCGTAACTTTATCGGTCAGGCAGATAACGCCGATCACCCCCAGAAGAAGAAATATGGCCGCGTTGAGATGGTGGGGCCTTTTTCTGTCAGGGATGGGGAGGATAATTATCAGCTCTACCTGATTCGACCGGCGAGCAGTTCCCAGTCTGATTTTATCAATCTGCTGTTTGACCGTCCGCTCTTGCTGCTGATTGTCACCATGTTGGTTAGCTCGCCGCTGCTGTTATGGCTGGCGTGGAGCCTGGCAAAACCGGCGCGTAAGCTGAAAAATGCCGCCGACGAAGTGGCGCAGGGCAACCTGAGACAGCATCCTGAGCTAGAATCCGGGCCACAAGAGTTTCTTGCTGCAGGTGCCAGTTTCAACCAGATGGTGAGCGCGCTGGAGCGTATGATGACGGCGCAGCAACGGCTGCTTTCGGATATCTCGCACGAACTGCGTACCCCGCTAACACGACTACAGCTTGGTACCGCCCTGCTCCGTCGTCGTAGTGGAGAGAGCAAAGAGCTGGAACGTATTGAAACGGAAGCGCATCGTCTGGACAGCATGATCAACGATCTGCTGGTGATGTCGCGCAATCAGCAGAAAAACGCGCTGGTCAGCGAGACGGTGAAAGCCAATCATCTGTGGCATGAAGTATTAGACAACGCGGCGTTCGAAGCAGAACAGATGGGTAAATCCTTTACCGTCAACTTCCCGCCGGGGCCATGGCCGCTGTACGGTAACCCTAACACGCTGGAAAGTGCGCTGGAGAACATCGTACGTAACGCCCTGCGCTACTCGCATACGAAGATTGAGGTCGCCTTCTCGGTGGATAAAGACGGGATCACCGTGATCGTCGATGATGATGGTCCTGGCGTGAGTCCGGAAGATCGCGAGCAGATTTTCCGACCGTTCTACCGTACCGACGAGGCGCGTGACCGCGAATCTGGCGGCACGGGGCTGGGTCTGGCGATTGTTGAAACCGCCATGCAACAGCACCGCGGTTGGGTGAAAGCTGACGACAGCCCACTGGGCGGATTACGGTTAACGCTGTGGCTGCCACTGTATAAACGTTCCTGA
- a CDS encoding sugar phosphate isomerase/epimerase, which translates to MENVIREKLAERAKNIRLYLHAYAFHLNMRYERVLPEDLLDIAYQNHLSGVKVHVEDGESFSLRNMRPEQLSSFKKKAEQYGLDIHIETSASDKKTLDEAIAIAQATGATSVRFYPRYEGRLNSVLEKIAQDIAYLAQFDNSGIQFTIEQHEDLKGHELVTLVKNSGMKNLSILFDFGNMINANEEPMAALRTMSPYITQVHIKDAKVIKEGKGWAHEACRTGLGDLPVEMMLRELLLLGDDQAQVTSFGLEEEVDYYAPAFRFDDEGDNPWIPWRDASFTPLPDNELVDARLAQEKEYAISQIEFIRNLCAKFINIKQPA; encoded by the coding sequence ATGGAAAACGTTATCAGAGAAAAACTGGCTGAGCGTGCAAAAAATATTCGTCTTTATTTGCACGCCTATGCCTTTCATTTAAACATGCGCTACGAGAGAGTTCTTCCTGAAGATTTACTGGATATTGCATATCAGAATCATTTATCGGGTGTGAAAGTGCATGTTGAAGACGGTGAATCCTTTTCACTGAGAAATATGCGACCAGAGCAGTTGAGTTCTTTTAAAAAGAAAGCCGAGCAATACGGACTGGATATTCATATTGAAACCAGCGCGTCAGATAAAAAGACCCTGGATGAGGCTATTGCTATTGCGCAGGCCACAGGTGCTACCTCTGTCAGATTTTATCCACGTTATGAAGGGCGTTTAAATTCAGTACTGGAAAAAATCGCCCAGGATATTGCTTATCTGGCGCAGTTTGATAATAGCGGTATCCAGTTTACGATTGAACAGCATGAAGATCTCAAAGGACATGAGCTGGTTACACTGGTAAAAAACAGTGGTATGAAAAACCTCTCAATACTCTTTGATTTTGGCAATATGATCAATGCTAATGAAGAGCCAATGGCTGCGTTACGGACTATGTCGCCTTACATCACTCAGGTTCATATCAAGGATGCCAAAGTGATAAAAGAGGGTAAAGGATGGGCGCATGAAGCCTGCCGTACAGGGCTCGGCGATCTCCCTGTAGAGATGATGTTGCGTGAACTTTTACTGTTGGGTGACGACCAGGCCCAGGTCACTTCTTTTGGCCTTGAAGAAGAGGTTGATTATTACGCACCAGCATTTCGTTTTGATGATGAAGGAGATAACCCTTGGATACCGTGGCGTGACGCAAGTTTTACCCCACTTCCTGATAATGAACTGGTTGATGCTCGTCTGGCACAGGAAAAAGAGTATGCTATTTCTCAAATTGAATTTATTCGTAATTTGTGCGCTAAATTTATAAATATAAAACAACCTGCTTAA
- a CDS encoding GntR family transcriptional regulator: MKEKNNVDLLRDRFESWLAANDFPPGSRLPSERELCELLDAKRMTLRQVLIELEVAARIFRKNRSGWFISPRRFIYNPKSLSSFNAEARAQGRKPSWGYLTKDVVDTVPRHIEKAFSSSRAPYLITGWCGLDDHKVFYHESWIDAEAAPEFMVKLENHAFSKVWEERFGLALTIKEMIFKPVNMPELACKELGVAPNTYGILVEKHRATSEKKVVQVDLEYWRLESVELVIRDE, translated from the coding sequence ATGAAAGAAAAAAACAATGTTGATCTCCTGAGAGACCGCTTCGAAAGTTGGCTAGCGGCTAATGATTTTCCGCCGGGCTCCAGACTTCCCTCCGAGCGCGAATTGTGCGAATTGCTTGATGCTAAACGCATGACCTTAAGGCAGGTTTTAATTGAGCTTGAGGTTGCGGCACGTATTTTCCGCAAGAACCGCAGCGGGTGGTTCATCTCTCCCCGGCGATTCATCTACAACCCAAAATCGCTCTCCAGTTTTAATGCGGAGGCGCGTGCGCAGGGGCGAAAACCTTCCTGGGGTTATTTGACCAAAGATGTTGTTGATACCGTCCCTCGTCATATTGAGAAAGCTTTTTCGTCTTCCAGGGCTCCCTACCTGATTACCGGCTGGTGCGGACTGGACGATCATAAAGTTTTTTACCATGAGTCCTGGATTGATGCCGAAGCCGCCCCGGAGTTTATGGTGAAGCTGGAAAACCACGCTTTTTCTAAAGTCTGGGAAGAGCGGTTTGGGCTTGCCTTAACCATCAAAGAGATGATTTTCAAACCGGTCAATATGCCTGAGCTTGCCTGCAAAGAGCTGGGAGTAGCACCCAATACGTACGGTATTTTGGTAGAGAAGCATCGTGCCACCTCTGAAAAGAAAGTGGTTCAGGTTGATCTGGAGTACTGGAGACTTGAATCCGTCGAACTGGTTATTCGTGATGAGTGA